A genome region from Ligilactobacillus cholophilus includes the following:
- a CDS encoding DEAD/DEAH box helicase, with translation MTNTFKEYNFKPFIQNALKKLGFRTPTKVQERLIPLILKGKSVVGQSQTGSGKTHTFLLPIFQNVNPNGSLQAIITTPSRELAYQIYDAAKQIAQESNEFISVQNYVGGTDKQRQIEKLTKHQPQIVIGTPGRILDLINSQALDVHDVNQFVVDEADMTLDMGFLNDTDAIASALPKDLQMMVFSATIPEKLQPFLHKYMENPVVEKIENQTIISNTIDNWLISTKGRDRNQLIYKLLTMGEPYLALVFTNTKERADELTNFLRKNGLKVAKIHGGLQPRERKRIMKSVANLEYQYVVATDLAARGIDISGVSHVINDDLPNDLEFFIHRVGRTGRNNMSGIAITLYAPNEERKIEELESMGIKFKPKAIKNGEVIDSYDRNRRQKRRRVNDQMDPKLQGMVNKQKKKHKPGYKKKIQRAIKRDQQQKRRIAQRQAMRQAKKARKNSK, from the coding sequence ATGACTAATACATTTAAGGAATATAATTTTAAACCGTTTATTCAAAATGCATTAAAAAAATTAGGATTTAGGACACCTACTAAGGTCCAAGAGCGTTTGATTCCTTTGATTTTGAAGGGAAAAAGTGTAGTTGGACAATCTCAAACAGGAAGTGGAAAAACACATACTTTCTTGTTACCAATTTTCCAAAATGTAAATCCTAATGGTTCATTACAAGCAATTATTACGACTCCAAGCCGTGAATTAGCATATCAAATTTATGATGCAGCAAAACAAATTGCGCAAGAATCAAATGAATTCATTAGTGTACAAAATTATGTTGGTGGTACAGATAAGCAAAGACAGATTGAAAAATTAACTAAACATCAACCTCAAATTGTAATTGGGACGCCAGGTAGAATTCTTGATTTAATAAATTCGCAGGCATTAGATGTTCATGATGTTAATCAGTTTGTTGTGGATGAAGCAGATATGACATTAGATATGGGATTTTTAAATGATACAGATGCTATTGCATCTGCGTTACCTAAAGATTTGCAAATGATGGTATTCTCAGCTACAATTCCCGAAAAGTTACAACCATTTTTACATAAATATATGGAGAATCCAGTAGTTGAAAAAATTGAAAATCAAACAATTATTAGTAACACAATTGATAATTGGTTAATTTCAACTAAGGGACGTGATCGTAATCAATTAATTTATAAATTATTGACGATGGGCGAACCATATTTAGCTTTAGTATTTACAAATACTAAAGAAAGAGCCGATGAGTTGACTAATTTTCTCCGCAAAAATGGATTAAAGGTAGCCAAAATTCACGGTGGATTACAACCACGTGAACGTAAACGTATTATGAAATCTGTAGCAAACTTAGAATATCAATATGTCGTTGCAACGGATTTGGCCGCTCGGGGAATTGATATTTCAGGTGTTTCACACGTAATTAATGATGATTTGCCAAATGATTTGGAATTTTTCATTCATCGTGTAGGTCGTACTGGTCGAAATAATATGAGTGGAATTGCGATTACTCTATATGCACCTAATGAAGAACGAAAAATTGAAGAATTGGAATCAATGGGTATTAAGTTTAAACCTAAAGCAATTAAAAATGGTGAAGTTATAGATTCATATGATCGTAATCGTAGACAAAAGAGACGCCGAGTAAATGACCAAATGGATCCTAAATTGCAAGGAATGGTTAACAAACAAAAGAAAAAACACAAACCTGGATATAAAAAGAAAATTCAACGTGCAATTAAACGTGACCAACAACAAAAACGACGAATCGCACAACGACAAGCAATGAGACAAGCTAAAAAGGCTCGTAAAAACTCAAAATAA
- the nrdG gene encoding anaerobic ribonucleoside-triphosphate reductase activating protein → MKMRNRREPNNPKPQEWLASELSEMRIADYKPFNMVDGEGVRCSLYVSGCKFLCPGCYNKVAQSFHYGQVYDDDLEEQIMEDLAQPYVQGITFLGGEPFLNTQVTLRLAKKIRKEFGNTKDIWSWTGYTWDELMQESLDKLELLSLIDILVDGRFLESKKDLTLQFRGSSNQRIIDVQRSLKEDKVHIWDKLIK, encoded by the coding sequence ATGAAAATGAGAAATAGGAGAGAACCAAATAATCCTAAGCCACAAGAATGGTTAGCTAGTGAACTAAGTGAGATGCGAATTGCAGATTATAAACCTTTTAATATGGTTGATGGTGAAGGTGTACGTTGTAGTTTATACGTAAGTGGATGTAAATTTTTATGTCCAGGATGTTATAACAAGGTAGCACAAAGCTTTCATTATGGACAGGTTTATGATGATGATTTAGAAGAACAAATTATGGAAGATTTAGCACAACCATATGTACAAGGAATAACTTTCTTAGGTGGCGAACCATTTCTTAATACTCAAGTTACTTTGAGATTAGCAAAAAAGATACGCAAAGAATTTGGTAATACTAAAGATATTTGGTCATGGACTGGATATACCTGGGATGAGTTAATGCAAGAATCATTAGATAAATTGGAACTACTTTCTTTGATTGATATCCTTGTGGACGGACGTTTTTTAGAAAGTAAAAAAGATTTAACATTACAATTTCGTGGCAGTTCAAATCAACGAATAATTGATGTTCAACGTTCACTAAAAGAAGATAAAGTTCATATTTGGGATAAATTAATCAAATAA
- the ruvX gene encoding Holliday junction resolvase RuvX, with protein MGLDVGSRTVGIAISDQLGWTAQGVEIIRIDEDNEVFGLDRVVELAKKHQIVGFVIGLPKNMNNTSGPRVDAAKHYGELLQEKIDLPIDFQDERLTTVEAERILIEEADTSRKKRYEVIDKLAATLILQNYLDRNGKLVKLLKL; from the coding sequence ATGGGGCTAGATGTTGGCTCAAGAACAGTTGGAATTGCAATTAGTGATCAATTAGGATGGACTGCTCAAGGTGTCGAAATTATCCGTATTGATGAAGATAATGAAGTTTTTGGATTAGATCGTGTTGTTGAACTTGCTAAAAAGCATCAAATTGTGGGATTTGTAATTGGATTACCTAAAAATATGAATAATACTTCAGGTCCCCGTGTTGATGCAGCTAAACATTATGGAGAATTGTTGCAAGAAAAAATTGATTTACCAATTGATTTTCAAGATGAACGTTTAACTACGGTTGAAGCTGAACGAATTTTAATAGAAGAAGCAGATACTTCACGCAAAAAACGCTATGAAGTTATTGATAAATTGGCAGCAACATTAATTTTACAAAATTATTTAGACAGAAATGGCAAATTAGTAAAGTTACTGAAACTTTAG
- the dinB gene encoding DNA polymerase IV, translating into MMRKIIHVDMDAFYASIEMRDDPQLKNVPLVISRNPQHTNGRGVVATANYIARSFGIHSAMSAQEALKLCPDAHFKQPDFPKYKKVSHQIHEIFHEYTDKIEPVAFDEAYLDVTENKPRIEDPVALAHKMQQEIYDKVHLTCSTGISYNKFLAKLASDYCKPIGLTVVSKEDVLDFLFPMPIEKFRGVGKKTAIKMRQLGINNGEDLYSWKEIDLISQFGKMGHILFQRVRGIDDRPVEWQRERKSIGSERTFDQPLKSIEQVDEQLHLTAIRLVNELKKQQKHGKTIVIKVRNSNFETITKRLTFDDYLNNQTDTLEYYGRQLFDEIQNIDIDVRLLGLTITNLDPLDFENIKLQL; encoded by the coding sequence ATAATGAGAAAAATTATTCATGTGGATATGGATGCTTTTTATGCATCTATTGAAATGCGAGATGATCCACAGTTAAAGAATGTTCCTCTTGTTATATCAAGAAATCCGCAGCATACAAATGGACGCGGAGTAGTAGCAACAGCTAATTATATAGCGCGATCATTTGGAATTCATTCAGCTATGAGTGCACAAGAAGCATTAAAATTATGCCCAGATGCACATTTTAAGCAACCAGATTTTCCTAAGTACAAAAAAGTATCTCATCAAATTCATGAAATCTTCCATGAATATACTGATAAAATTGAACCAGTAGCATTTGATGAAGCTTATTTAGATGTAACTGAAAATAAACCAAGAATTGAAGATCCAGTTGCGTTGGCTCACAAGATGCAACAAGAAATTTATGATAAAGTACATTTAACGTGCTCAACTGGAATTTCATATAATAAATTTTTAGCTAAACTGGCATCTGATTATTGTAAACCAATTGGATTGACAGTTGTTTCGAAAGAAGATGTACTAGATTTTTTATTCCCTATGCCGATTGAAAAATTTCGTGGAGTAGGTAAAAAAACTGCAATAAAAATGCGTCAACTAGGAATTAATAATGGCGAAGACTTGTATTCATGGAAGGAAATAGATTTGATTTCTCAATTTGGGAAAATGGGTCATATATTATTTCAAAGGGTTAGGGGAATTGATGATCGACCTGTAGAATGGCAAAGAGAGCGTAAATCAATTGGGAGTGAACGTACTTTTGATCAGCCATTAAAATCAATTGAACAGGTTGATGAACAATTGCATTTAACTGCAATCAGATTAGTAAATGAATTAAAAAAACAACAGAAACATGGAAAGACAATAGTAATTAAGGTTCGTAATAGTAATTTTGAAACAATTACTAAACGACTAACTTTTGATGATTACTTAAATAATCAAACTGATACTTTAGAATATTATGGACGACAATTATTTGATGAAATTCAAAATATAGATATTGATGTACGGCTATTAGGTCTTACTATTACAAATTTAGATCCTCTAGATTTTGAAAATATTAAATTACAACTTTGA
- the nrdD gene encoding anaerobic ribonucleoside-triphosphate reductase has translation MNKINMYQLPETCIKRDGFEVPFELYKIKFLINDLSLSENENEILESFSKELSGQNKVSTDQIEKSFLNVLKNMDFSEQVQNYLKHKEMIATEFKEQINPVQRLNRLVNEDARLVHENANKDSKLFSTRRDLIAGAVGKTTGLTMMPEHIAKAHLKGNIHFHDLDYSPLEAYSNCCLIDFETLFRDGFKIGNAEVEEPKSIQTAVAQITQVIASVSSQQYGGCTVDHIDTLLEPYANKNYKKHLKEAEQLSSDETVQEKFAKKQTIKDIYDSMQALEYEINTLFTTNGQTPFTSVGFGLGTSWISREIQKAILQVRIDGLGKNHRTAIFPKLLFAIKKGVNYYSEDPNYDIKQLALKCSSKRMYPDILNYQALVDITGNFKSPMGCRSFLPKWTDENGKAINDGRANMGVVTLNLPRIAMESKGNQDLFWEILEDRLHLVRDALLFRVKRIVEGAKPQNAPILYQYGAFGMKAKPDESVDKFFNRDRATVSLGYIGLYEVGTVFFGPNWEHNQTAHDFTVKVVKTLDDHCKSWAKQYGYHFSVYSTPSESLTDRFCQLDIKKFGRVKDITDKEYYTNSFHYDVRKHPSPFEKLTFEMDYPHYASGGFIHYCEYPNLKQNPKALEAVWDWSYDKIGYLGTNTPIDKCYKCGFEGEFKATARGFECPTCGNHDPKTCDCVKRTCGYLGNPLQRPMIHGRHEEIAARHKNVTPSMAKEMANHASHKQSDLKNTLEKSNENEK, from the coding sequence ATGAATAAAATCAATATGTATCAATTACCTGAAACATGTATTAAAAGAGATGGATTTGAAGTTCCATTTGAACTTTATAAAATTAAATTTTTGATCAATGATTTATCCTTATCAGAAAATGAGAATGAAATTTTAGAATCATTTTCAAAAGAATTGAGTGGTCAAAATAAAGTTTCAACAGATCAAATTGAAAAGAGTTTTCTAAATGTTTTAAAAAATATGGATTTTTCAGAACAAGTTCAAAACTATTTAAAGCATAAGGAAATGATTGCAACAGAATTTAAAGAACAAATTAATCCAGTACAAAGATTGAATCGACTAGTAAATGAAGATGCTAGATTAGTTCATGAAAATGCTAATAAAGATAGTAAGTTATTCAGTACTAGACGTGATTTAATTGCAGGTGCTGTTGGGAAAACAACAGGATTAACAATGATGCCTGAACATATTGCGAAGGCCCACTTAAAAGGAAATATTCACTTCCATGATTTAGATTATTCTCCACTTGAAGCATACAGTAATTGTTGTTTAATTGATTTTGAAACTTTGTTCCGAGATGGATTTAAAATTGGAAATGCAGAAGTTGAAGAACCAAAATCAATCCAAACAGCTGTAGCACAAATTACACAAGTTATTGCAAGTGTTTCAAGTCAACAATATGGTGGTTGTACAGTTGATCATATTGACACATTACTCGAACCTTACGCAAATAAAAATTATAAGAAACATTTAAAAGAAGCAGAACAATTAAGTTCAGATGAAACAGTTCAAGAAAAATTCGCTAAAAAGCAAACTATTAAAGATATTTATGATTCAATGCAAGCATTGGAATATGAAATAAATACATTATTTACTACAAATGGTCAAACACCATTTACTTCAGTAGGATTTGGATTAGGAACTTCATGGATTAGTCGTGAAATTCAAAAAGCAATATTACAAGTAAGAATTGATGGACTAGGTAAAAATCATAGAACAGCAATTTTTCCTAAATTATTATTTGCAATTAAAAAAGGTGTAAATTACTATTCTGAAGATCCTAATTATGATATTAAACAACTTGCTTTAAAGTGTTCTTCTAAAAGAATGTATCCAGATATTTTAAATTATCAAGCATTAGTTGACATAACTGGTAATTTTAAATCTCCAATGGGTTGTCGTTCTTTCTTACCAAAATGGACAGACGAAAATGGTAAGGCAATAAATGATGGGCGTGCAAATATGGGAGTTGTAACTTTAAATCTTCCACGTATTGCAATGGAATCAAAGGGAAATCAAGATTTATTCTGGGAAATTTTAGAAGATCGGCTACATCTTGTAAGAGACGCTTTATTATTTAGAGTAAAACGAATTGTAGAAGGTGCTAAACCTCAAAATGCACCTATTCTATATCAATATGGTGCTTTTGGAATGAAAGCAAAGCCAGATGAAAGTGTTGATAAGTTCTTTAATCGAGATCGTGCAACTGTTTCGCTTGGTTATATTGGTTTATATGAAGTAGGTACAGTTTTCTTTGGTCCAAATTGGGAACATAATCAAACTGCTCATGATTTTACAGTTAAAGTTGTTAAAACTTTAGATGATCATTGTAAGAGTTGGGCAAAACAATATGGCTATCATTTTAGTGTATATTCAACACCAAGTGAATCGTTAACTGACCGTTTTTGCCAATTAGATATTAAAAAATTTGGTCGGGTAAAAGATATAACTGATAAAGAGTATTATACAAATAGTTTCCATTATGATGTTCGTAAACATCCAAGTCCATTCGAAAAACTTACATTTGAAATGGATTATCCACATTATGCAAGTGGTGGCTTTATTCATTACTGTGAATATCCAAACTTAAAGCAAAATCCTAAAGCTCTTGAGGCAGTTTGGGATTGGTCATATGACAAGATTGGATATTTAGGAACAAATACGCCAATTGACAAATGTTATAAATGTGGATTCGAAGGTGAATTTAAAGCAACTGCACGTGGATTTGAATGTCCAACATGCGGAAACCATGATCCCAAGACATGTGATTGTGTAAAACGGACTTGTGGTTATTTAGGAAATCCATTACAAAGACCAATGATTCACGGAAGACATGAAGAAATTGCAGCAAGACATAAAAATGTGACACCTTCAATGGCGAAAGAAATGGCAAATCATGCTAGCCATAAGCAAAGCGATTTAAAGAACACTTTAGAAAAGAGTAATGAAAATGAGAAATAG
- a CDS encoding IreB family regulatory phosphoprotein, with amino-acid sequence MLSSDKTVFFDYNQEERKEIHETLQTVYNALEEKGYNPINQIVGYLISGDPAYIPRADNARNLIRKYERDEIIEELVRSYLKREDMNIHWHE; translated from the coding sequence ATTTTGAGTTCAGATAAAACTGTATTTTTTGACTATAATCAAGAAGAACGTAAAGAAATTCATGAAACATTGCAAACAGTATATAATGCTTTAGAAGAAAAAGGATATAATCCTATTAATCAAATTGTAGGATATTTAATTTCAGGTGATCCTGCATATATTCCACGTGCGGATAATGCACGAAACTTAATTCGGAAGTATGAGCGTGACGAAATTATTGAAGAACTTGTACGCTCATATCTTAAAAGAGAGGATATGAATATTCATTGGCACGAATAA
- the alaS gene encoding alanine--tRNA ligase, which translates to MKELSSTQVRQMYLDFFKTKNHDVLKSAPLIPQDDPTLLWINSGVATMKKYFDGTVVPKNHRLTSSQKSIRTNDIENVGHTARHHTLFEMLGNFSVGDYFRKEAITWAWELLTSKEWFDMDPAKLYVTVYPEDKESKEVWMSVGVPEDHIFEVEDNFWDIGEGPCGPDSEIFYDRGQEFNNVAEDDPENYPGGENERYLEIWNIVFSEFNHKPDGTYESLPHKNIDTGMGLERVVSVFQHAKTNFETDLFMPIIEKTAELSANKEYGVNAEDDVSFKVIADHARAITFAIGDGALPSNEGRGYVIRRLIRRAELHGQKLGIDGAFIYKLVPVVGEIMKAAYPEVLEQAEFIQKVVKMEEDRFNNTLKDGMQLLDQVIAKAKEDKQTQIDGKTAFKLYDTYGFPLELTLEYAQDAGLGVNEEEFNAEMDAQKNRARNARSNEKSMGVQNGLLTDIKTPSEYVGYDRLDAEGQLKDIIVDNKLVDEVNEGQQAKMIFSVTPFYAEMGGQVADQGVIEDQNGEIVAEVEDVQHAPNGQNMHTVNVLKQMTKDQTYCLKVNKKRHAKLENNHTATHLLDQALRDVLGEHTHQAGSLVEPTYLRFDFTNLGSVTEEDLDKVEKIVNQKIWDALPVETVETDIESAKKMGAIALFSEKYGDIVRVVKIGDYSIEFCGGNHAKNTSELGLFKITSESGVGAGVRRIEAVTSKEAFEFMQQRSQLLDKVANQLKVAQVKDIPHKIDQTLSQVKELEQQKQTLEDKFASQQANDVFKNVEEINGKKLIASQVNVSGMNQLRQLADQWKSKQLSDVLVLGTTTDDGKVNLIVAMSDDAIKSGLKAGDLIKEIAPSIGGGGGGRPNLAQAGGKNPAGLQEAFAKAKKWLENK; encoded by the coding sequence ATGAAAGAATTATCAAGTACTCAAGTACGCCAAATGTATTTGGATTTTTTTAAGACTAAAAATCATGATGTTTTAAAAAGTGCACCACTAATCCCTCAAGATGATCCAACTTTATTATGGATTAATTCAGGGGTTGCAACGATGAAAAAATATTTTGATGGGACAGTAGTTCCTAAGAATCATCGTTTAACAAGTTCTCAAAAATCAATTCGTACAAACGACATTGAAAATGTTGGTCATACTGCGCGCCATCATACGTTATTTGAAATGCTTGGAAACTTTTCAGTCGGTGATTATTTCCGTAAAGAAGCGATTACTTGGGCATGGGAACTTTTAACAAGTAAAGAATGGTTTGATATGGATCCTGCTAAACTATATGTTACAGTTTATCCAGAAGATAAGGAATCTAAAGAAGTTTGGATGTCAGTTGGCGTTCCTGAAGATCATATTTTTGAAGTAGAAGACAACTTCTGGGATATTGGTGAAGGCCCATGTGGTCCAGATTCAGAAATTTTCTATGATCGTGGCCAAGAGTTTAATAATGTTGCTGAAGATGATCCAGAAAACTACCCTGGTGGCGAAAATGAACGTTATTTAGAAATTTGGAATATTGTATTTTCAGAATTTAATCATAAACCAGATGGCACATATGAATCACTTCCTCATAAAAATATTGATACGGGAATGGGATTAGAACGTGTCGTTTCTGTATTTCAACATGCAAAGACAAACTTTGAAACAGACTTATTTATGCCTATAATTGAAAAAACAGCAGAATTATCAGCTAATAAAGAATATGGCGTAAATGCTGAAGATGACGTTTCGTTTAAAGTTATTGCAGACCATGCACGTGCAATTACATTTGCAATTGGTGATGGTGCATTACCTTCAAATGAAGGTCGTGGCTATGTAATTCGCAGACTTATTCGTAGAGCTGAATTGCACGGACAAAAATTAGGTATTGATGGTGCTTTTATTTATAAGTTAGTTCCAGTTGTTGGAGAAATTATGAAAGCTGCTTATCCTGAAGTCTTAGAACAAGCTGAATTTATTCAAAAAGTTGTTAAAATGGAAGAAGATCGTTTTAATAATACTTTGAAAGATGGAATGCAATTATTAGATCAAGTGATTGCTAAAGCTAAAGAAGATAAGCAAACTCAAATTGACGGTAAAACAGCCTTTAAATTATATGATACTTATGGTTTCCCATTAGAATTAACGCTCGAATATGCGCAAGATGCAGGCTTAGGTGTAAATGAGGAAGAATTTAATGCTGAAATGGATGCCCAAAAGAATCGTGCACGTAATGCACGTTCTAATGAAAAATCAATGGGAGTTCAAAATGGATTATTAACAGACATTAAAACTCCAAGTGAATATGTTGGATATGATCGTTTAGATGCAGAAGGTCAATTAAAAGATATAATTGTTGATAACAAATTAGTTGATGAGGTCAATGAAGGACAACAAGCTAAAATGATTTTCTCAGTTACTCCATTTTATGCAGAAATGGGTGGCCAAGTTGCAGATCAAGGTGTCATTGAAGATCAAAATGGTGAAATTGTTGCTGAAGTTGAGGATGTACAACATGCACCAAATGGTCAAAATATGCATACTGTTAATGTATTAAAACAAATGACTAAAGACCAAACATATTGTTTGAAAGTTAATAAAAAGCGTCATGCTAAATTAGAAAATAATCACACTGCTACACACTTGTTAGATCAAGCATTACGTGATGTTCTCGGTGAACATACGCATCAAGCAGGTTCATTAGTAGAGCCAACATATTTACGTTTTGATTTTACAAATCTTGGTTCAGTAACTGAAGAAGATTTAGATAAAGTTGAAAAAATTGTTAACCAAAAAATTTGGGATGCACTACCAGTAGAAACAGTAGAAACTGATATTGAGTCTGCTAAAAAAATGGGCGCAATTGCTTTATTTAGTGAAAAATATGGTGATATTGTACGTGTAGTTAAGATTGGTGATTATTCAATCGAATTTTGTGGTGGAAATCATGCTAAAAACACAAGCGAATTAGGATTATTCAAGATTACTTCAGAATCTGGAGTTGGTGCTGGTGTCCGTCGTATTGAAGCTGTTACTTCAAAAGAAGCATTTGAATTTATGCAACAACGTAGTCAATTGTTAGATAAAGTGGCAAATCAATTGAAGGTAGCACAAGTTAAAGATATTCCACATAAAATTGATCAAACATTATCTCAAGTAAAAGAATTAGAACAACAAAAACAAACATTAGAAGATAAATTTGCTAGCCAACAAGCTAACGATGTTTTCAAAAATGTTGAAGAGATTAATGGTAAGAAATTAATAGCTTCACAAGTAAATGTTTCAGGCATGAACCAATTACGTCAATTAGCTGATCAATGGAAGTCTAAGCAATTGTCAGATGTTCTTGTATTAGGAACAACAACCGATGATGGAAAAGTTAATTTAATTGTAGCAATGAGTGATGATGCAATTAAATCTGGACTGAAAGCTGGCGATTTAATCAAAGAAATCGCTCCATCAATTGGTGGCGGCGGCGGTGGACGTCCAAATCTTGCACAAGCAGGCGGAAAGAATCCAGCTGGATTGCAAGAGGCATTTGCTAAAGCTAAGAAATGGCTTGAAAATAAATAA
- a CDS encoding DUF1292 domain-containing protein, whose translation MANNKQNENLITLVDDQGNESLYEILFTFESEDYGKSYILLIPAGSEPEEQVDVLAFAFDPNNDGDATDAELYDIESDEEWDMVEGVLDTFLNDENMQ comes from the coding sequence ATGGCTAATAACAAACAAAATGAAAACTTAATCACTTTAGTTGATGATCAAGGAAATGAAAGTTTATATGAAATTTTATTCACTTTTGAATCAGAAGATTATGGAAAATCATATATTTTATTAATTCCAGCAGGGTCTGAGCCAGAAGAACAAGTAGATGTTTTAGCATTTGCTTTTGATCCAAATAATGATGGTGATGCAACAGATGCAGAATTGTATGATATCGAAAGTGACGAAGAATGGGACATGGTTGAAGGTGTTTTGGATACATTCTTAAATGATGAAAATATGCAATAA
- a CDS encoding DHH family phosphoesterase: MSIQADIIEQIEKFKTIIIHRHEDPDPDAFGSQAGLAEVIRNCFPDKNVYQVGENNASLEWITTEDKIDDKVYDGALVIVIDTANTPRIDDQRYKKGAFLIKIDHHPNDDAYGDLTWVKTDASSSSELIIDLVNNSNGKLVLNKKAAEALYAGIIGDTGRFMFNNTSAHTLRVTAQLFEFGIDAAWMNRKLDEITPGIAKLSAYVWDNMTITEHHAAYIVLKHDLIKNYKLGAAGTAPIVSVLGKIDTVKCWTLFVQEEDGTYRLNIRSKGPIINGLAKEYGGGGHPLASGAKMDTLTDEQLKEYVAKLDKIAATYTGEDND; this comes from the coding sequence ATGTCAATTCAAGCAGATATCATTGAACAAATAGAAAAATTTAAAACAATAATTATTCATCGTCACGAAGATCCAGATCCAGATGCATTTGGTTCACAAGCAGGATTAGCAGAAGTTATTCGCAATTGTTTTCCTGATAAAAATGTCTATCAAGTTGGAGAAAATAATGCAAGTTTAGAATGGATCACTACTGAAGATAAGATTGATGATAAAGTATATGATGGTGCTTTAGTTATTGTGATCGATACAGCAAATACTCCAAGAATAGATGATCAAAGATATAAAAAAGGGGCATTCCTAATTAAAATTGACCATCATCCAAATGATGATGCATATGGTGATTTAACATGGGTAAAAACCGATGCTTCAAGTTCATCAGAATTGATTATTGATTTAGTCAATAATTCAAATGGTAAATTAGTATTGAATAAAAAAGCAGCAGAAGCATTATATGCGGGAATTATTGGTGATACTGGAAGATTTATGTTTAATAATACTTCAGCACATACATTGCGTGTAACAGCTCAATTATTTGAATTTGGCATTGATGCAGCTTGGATGAATCGAAAATTAGATGAGATTACTCCAGGGATTGCTAAATTATCCGCATATGTATGGGATAATATGACAATTACAGAGCATCATGCAGCATATATAGTATTGAAACATGATCTAATTAAAAATTATAAATTAGGTGCTGCAGGGACTGCACCAATTGTATCTGTTTTAGGTAAAATTGACACAGTAAAATGTTGGACTTTATTTGTTCAAGAAGAAGATGGTACATATCGTTTAAATATTCGCTCAAAGGGACCAATTATCAATGGACTTGCAAAAGAATATGGCGGTGGAGGTCATCCATTAGCAAGTGGTGCTAAAATGGATACACTAACAGATGAACAATTAAAAGAATATGTTGCTAAATTAGATAAAATTGCTGCAACATATACAGGAGAAGATAATGACTAA